From the Corticium candelabrum chromosome 2, ooCorCand1.1, whole genome shotgun sequence genome, one window contains:
- the LOC134176099 gene encoding uncharacterized protein LOC134176099 — translation MPTSNKLALVSRDFRLAACLRLGLAMPFDGCIRQCDCGSFLDSCGYHLLTCKWGGGPVWTHECIANVWSDCLRSLQMHHHREPRHRYITSDNRPDITVFDVGSGSNTDLDISLAHPWSSEVISASASTEGAAASRREQKKTEKYSRERLLGKETVTAVPLVLEHFGRWGQQAEMYLQHLSSRSTDAYGTTNASSFKTHWRERMSIQLQKANARVIYRKVERLLDDAS, via the coding sequence ATGCCCACCTCAAATAAGCTCGCACTAGTTTCCCGCGATTTTCGTTTGGCGGCTTGCTTGAGATTGGGGTTAGCCATGCCCTTCGATGGCTGTATtcgtcagtgtgactgtggttcTTTTCTGGACAGTTGTGGATACCATCTCCTAACATGTAAGTGGGGCGGTGGTCCAGTCTGGACCCATGAGTGTATTGCCAATGTATGGTCAGACTGTCTGCGCAGCTTACAAATGCACCATCACAGAGAGCCACGTCATCGATACATTACATCTGACAACCGCCCTGACATAACAGTTTTCGATGTTGGATCAGGGTCCAACACAGATTTAGACATTTCGCTAGCACATCCCTGGAGCAGTGAAGTaatttcagcatcagcatctacggaaggtgctgcagcatccaggagagagcagaagaaaacggaaaaatatagcagagaacgacttcttggtaaggaaacagtgacagcagtcccactagtcttggaacattttggtcgatggggacaacaagcagaaatgtacctacagcatttgtcaagtagatcaacggatgcctatggaacaacaaatgcctcctcattcaagacacattggagggagcgcatgtccattcagctacaaaaagccaatgctcgagtcatctacaggaaagtggagagacttttagatgatgctagttaa
- the LOC134198595 gene encoding mirror-image polydactyly gene 1 protein-like, with the protein MSAQKRIKRVSFGDTFHHQNGEREIHDILRQLNQAKTANSIEEVGSELLKHIEEENKKKRKDLDTQLRETRRERDMAVEARDRAVEDRSTALRERDVAIFERDTAVSKLSRLASENEVMKLQLRHMEAERRKFDFTKARDLQAQVECQKTEIIALEEKLMAAQSELQTLGVIYSLHKSLSQEQVLKNQFTGTLDDFERCLKQREVDILTAQRQNQDLARRFDMCQKERNELHLKVQELERTKFHRSPAPGSSKLKLNRFAQSPTFQGSVV; encoded by the exons ATGTCTGCACAGAAGAGGATCAAACGAGTTTCATTCGGCGACACCTTTCACCACCAGAACGGAGAACGAGAG ATTCATGACATTTTGCGGCAACTGAATCAAGcgaaaacagcaaacagcatagAAGAGGTTGGAAGCGAGCTTCTCAAACATATCGAAGAAGAGAAcaagaagaaaaggaaagacCTTGACACACAACTTCGCGAAACACGAAGAGAAAGAGACATGGCAGTTGAAGCTCGAGACAGAGCAGTTGAAGACCGAAGCACAGCACTGAGAGAAAGGGATGTTGCTATCTTTGAAAGAGACACagctgtcagcaag CTATCACGTTTAGCATCTGAAAACGAAGTTATGAAGTTACAATTGAGACACATGGAGGCTGAACGACGAAAATTTGATTTTACTAAGGCACGCGATCttcaa GCACAAGTTGAGTGTCAGAAGACTGAAATAATTGCATTGGAAGAGAAGTTAATGGCCGCACAGTCAGAGTTACAGACGCTGGGTGTGATATACAG TCTGCATAAGTCTTTATCTCAAGAGCAAGTTTTGAAGAACCAGTTCACAGGCACTCTGGATGACTTCGAGCGTTGCCTCAAACAGAGAGAAGTTGACATTCTTACCGCACAACGTCAAAACCAAGATCTTGCAAGGCGCTTCGATATGTGCCAGAAGGAACGAAATGAACTACATCTAAAGGTACAGGAGCTCGAGAGAACAAAATTTCATCGTTCACCAGCTCCAGGATCAAGCAAGTTGAAATTGAATCGTTTTGCTCAGTCCCCGACTTTTCAGGGCAGCGTTGTGTAG